A section of the Pan paniscus chromosome 11, NHGRI_mPanPan1-v2.0_pri, whole genome shotgun sequence genome encodes:
- the LOC100981170 gene encoding olfactory receptor 13J1 — MDTRVGLKRQVRPLQAEDIPDRRNSKCDGSEASLKPGESPPAQRPPSPIVPQSVVPTSAAEASPRPTESETGFGAQQSVLTNFPASPRPVPSLLPSQLWTISSELCSTEPLNRTEVSEFFLKGFSGYPALEHLLFPLCSAMYLVTLLGNTAIMAVSVLDIHLHTPVYFFLGNLSTLDICYTPTFVPLMLVHLLSSRKTISFAVCAIQMCLSLSTGSTECLLLAITAYDHYLAICQPLRYHVLMSHRLCVLLMGAAWVLCLLKLVTEMVISMRLPFCGHHVVSHFTCKILAVLKLACGNMSVNKAFLLAGSILLLPVPLAFICLSYLLILATILRVPSAARCCKAFSTCLAHLAVVLLFYGTIIFMYLKPKSKEAHISDEIFTVLYAMVMTMLNPTIYSLRNKEVKEAARKVWGRSRASR; from the exons ATGGATACTAGAGTAGGCCTGAAGAGACAGGTCAGACCACTGCAGGCCGAGGACATTCCAGACAGAAGGAATAGCAAATGCGATGGCTCAGAGGCTTCCTTAAAGCCAGGAGAATCTCCACCTGCTCAGAGACCACCTAGCCCAATAGTTCCTCAAAGTGTGGTACCTACATCAGCAGCAGAAGCATCGCCCAGACCCACCGAGTCAGAAACTGGGTTTGGGGCCCAACAATCTGTTTTAACaaactttccag CTTCCCCGCGCCCTGTACCCTCTCTCCTTCCATCCCAGCTGTGGACCATCTCTTCAGAACTCTGCAGCACGGAGCCGCTCAACAGAACAGAGGTGTCCGAGTTCTTTCTGAAAGGATTTTCTGGCTACCCAGCCCTGGAGCATCTGCTCTTCCCTCTGTGCTCAGCCATGTACCTGGTGACCCTCCTGGGGAACACAGCCATCATGGCGGTGAGCGTGCTAGATATCCACCTGCACACGCCCGTGTACTTCTTCCTGGGCAACCTCTCTACCCTGGACATCTGCTACACGCCCACCTTTGTGCCTCTGATGCTGGTCCACCTCCTGTCATCCCGGAAGACCATCTCCTTTGCTGTCTGTGCCATCCAGATGTGTCTGAGCCTGTCCACGGGCTCCACAGAGTGCCTGCTACTGGCCATCACGGCCTATGACCACTACCTGGCCATCTGCCAGCCACTCAGGTACCATGTGCTCATGAGCCACCGGCTCTGCGTGCTGCTGATGGGAGCTGCCTGGGTCCTCTGCCTCCTCAAGTTGGTGACTGAGATGGTCATCTCCATGAGGCTGCCCTTCTGTGGCCACCACGTGGTCAGTCACTTCACCTGCAAGATCCTGGCAGTGCTGAAGCTGGCATGCGGCAACATGTCGGTCAACAAAGCCTTCCTGCTGGCGGGCTCCATCCTGCTGCTGCCTGTACCCCTGGCATTCATCTGCCTGTCCTACTTGCTCATCCTGGCCACCATCCTGAGGGTGCCCTCGGCCGCCAGGTGCTGCAAAGCCTTCTCCACCTGCTTGGCACACCTGGCTGTAGTGCTGCTTTTCTACGGCACCATCATCTTCATGTACTTGAAGCCCAAGAGTAAGGAAGCCCACATCTCTGATGAGATCTTCACAGTCCTCTATGCCATGGTCATGACCATGCTGAACCCCACCATCTACAGCCTGAGGAACAAGGAGGTGAAGGAGGCCGCCAGGAAGGTGTGGGGCAGGAGTCGGGCCTCGAGGTGA
- the TMEM8B gene encoding transmembrane protein 8B isoform X4 produces MNMPQSLGNQPLPPEPPSLGTPAEGPGTTSPPEHCWPVRPTLRNELDTFSVHFYIFFGPSVALPPERPAVFAMRLLPVLDSGGVLSLELQLNASSVRQENVTVFGCLTHEVPLSLGDAAVTCSKESLAGFLLSVSATTRVARLRIPFPQTGTWFLALRSLCGVGPRFVRCRNATAEVRMRTFLSPCVDDCGPYGQCKLLRTHNYLYAACECKAGWRGWGCTDSADALTYGFQLLSTLLLCLSNLMFLPPVVLAIRSRYVLEAAVYTFTMFFSTFYHACDQPGIVVFCIMDYDVLQFCDFLGSLMSVWVTVIAMARLQPVVKQVLYLLGAMLLSMALQLDRHGLWNLLGPSLFALGILATAWYAASAAGTATHPRGAAGFSTCALAALLQAVPSCFMLLWRPGTTTSTFTAFGICSLRAVWASCCPLVPRLTTGSRLEPGPGAVVTSYASTSRRSWASWAQEGPLSAASVSAERGFGPGPEGI; encoded by the exons ATGAACATGCCCCAGTCCCTGGGCAACCAGCCACTGCCCCCAGAGCCGCCATCCCTTGGAACCCCTGCGGAGGGGCCTGGGACCACGTCCCCACCCGAGCACTGCTGGCCAGTGCGCCCGACTCTGCGCAACGAGCTGGACACCTTCTCTGTCCACTTCTACATCTTCTTTGGCCCAAGTGTGGCCCTTCCCCCTGAGCGCCCAGCCGTGTTCGCCATGAGGCTGTTGCCAGTGCTGGACAGTGGAGGCGTCCTCAGCCTGGAGCTCCAGCTCAATGCG AGCTCCGTGCGCCAGGAAAACGTGACGGTGTTTGGATGCTTGACTCACGAGGTGCCCTTGAGCCTGGGGGATGCAGCAGTGACCTGTTCCAAAG AGTCCCTGGCCGGCTTCCTCCTCTCTGTCAGTGCCACCACCAGGGTTGCCAGGCTGCGAATCCCATTCCCGCAGACGGGGACCTGGTTCCTGGCCCTCCGCTCCCTGTGCGGGGTGGGGCCTCG GTTCGTGCGGTGCCGCAACGCGACGGCCGAGGTGCGGATGCGCACCTTCCTGTCCCCATGCGTGGACGACTGCGGGCCCTACGGCCAGTGCAAGCTGCTGCGGACACACAATTATCTGTACGCAGCCTGCGAGTGCAAGGCCG GGTGGAGAGGCTGGGGCTGCACCGACAGTGCAGATGCGCTCACCTATGGATTCCAGCTGCTGTCCACACTCCTGCTCTGCCTGAGCAACCTCATGTTTCTGCCACCTGTGGTCCTGGCCATTCGGAGTCGATATGTGCTGGAAGCTGCAGTCTACACCTTCACCATGTTCTTCTCCACG TTCTATCATGCCTGTGACCAGCCAGGCATCGTGGTTTTCTGCATCATGGACTACGATGTGCTGCAGTTCTGTGATTTCCTGGGCTCCTTAATGTCCGTGTGGGTCACTGTCATTGCCATGGCTCGTTTACAGCCCGTGGTCAAGCAG GTGCTGTATTTGCTGGGAGCTATGCTGCTGTCCATGGCTCTGCAGCTTGACCGACATGGACTCTGGAACCTGCTTGGACCCAGTCTCTTCGCCCTGGGGATCTTGGCCACAGCCTGG TACGCAGCGTCCGCCGCCGGCACTGCTACCCACCCACGTGGCGCCGCTGGCTTTTCTACTTGTGCCCTGGCAGCCTTATTGCAGGCAGTGCCGTCCTGCTTTATGCTTTTGTGGAGACCCGGGACAACTACTTCTACATTCACAGCATTTGGCATATGCTCATTGCGGGCAGTGTGGGCTTCCTGCTGCCCCCTCGTGCCAAGACTGACCACAGGGTCCCGTCTGGAGCCCGGGCCCGGGGCTGTGGTTACCAGCTATGCATCAACgagcaggaggagctgggcctcGTGGGCCCAGGAGGGGCCACTGTCAGCAGCATCTGTGTCAGCTGAGAGGGGCTTTGGGCCTGGGCCTGAGGGGATATGA